A portion of the Bdellovibrionales bacterium genome contains these proteins:
- a CDS encoding prolipoprotein diacylglyceryl transferase, with protein MYPEIHITSEISLPTYLVTVSLTYCMGLLWLVKRTADKDMDRATALDVAFAVMVGGFLGSRLFHVFYELPDYYRAHPIEVFKFWNGGFVFYGGAFLAFASGFALVKWKGQQAGQWADVFAPVAAFGYALGRIGCLLNGCCYGKHCDLPWNINGRHPAPAYATLLEFGILGILLFCERMQSRSPKKWLLLHHPGRLFVLWMGLHGISRLFLESVRADDRGPALIFDLSISSWISLCFVGFSAGVFLRDFILNMRLSKIST; from the coding sequence TTGTATCCAGAAATTCATATAACTTCTGAGATTTCCCTGCCCACGTACCTGGTTACAGTCAGTTTAACCTACTGTATGGGACTTTTGTGGTTGGTGAAGCGTACTGCTGACAAAGATATGGATCGAGCCACGGCTTTGGATGTGGCCTTTGCTGTCATGGTGGGAGGATTTCTTGGCTCGCGGCTGTTTCATGTCTTTTATGAATTGCCCGATTATTACAGGGCGCATCCGATAGAAGTTTTTAAGTTTTGGAATGGTGGTTTTGTTTTTTATGGAGGAGCCTTTCTCGCTTTTGCTTCCGGATTTGCTTTGGTAAAGTGGAAGGGGCAGCAGGCAGGTCAATGGGCAGATGTCTTTGCTCCCGTGGCTGCTTTCGGATACGCGCTCGGCCGTATTGGCTGCCTTCTTAATGGGTGTTGCTACGGAAAACATTGCGATCTCCCCTGGAATATCAATGGCCGCCACCCCGCCCCTGCCTATGCAACTCTTTTGGAATTTGGCATTCTGGGCATCCTACTTTTTTGCGAACGCATGCAGTCCAGGTCACCCAAAAAGTGGCTGTTACTTCACCACCCTGGTCGACTTTTTGTCCTTTGGATGGGACTCCATGGAATCAGTCGTCTCTTCCTAGAATCTGTAAGGGCCGACGACAGGGGCCCCGCTCTGATTTTTGATCTCAGTATTTCATCATGGATAAGTCTCTGCTTTGTCGGTTTCTCAGCTGGCGTTTTCTTGAGAGATTTTATTCTCAATATGAGATTATCAAAGATCTCCACATGA
- a CDS encoding ABC transporter substrate-binding protein: MRNGLKKGLVCLATIHLFLWLSSCLLNRHQKLENQKTVRVGSFLSLTGPDASFGWSTRKGLELAVSQINENGGVSGRTLELIIRDDGGKIDKAIKAVDDFGSDPAFVAILGQAASQLSLAAAPHAQKYGIPMISPSSTNPRVTEVGDFIFRVCFIDPFQGYVMAKFARENLKASRVAIIRDRRSEYSMGLAEYFDRTFRSLGGFIVAEEEFAAGDTDFSSQLSHIRSKGPDAIFIPGYYSEVALIAKQARLMRIRTRLLGGDGWDSGKLFELTQGALNGAYFSSHFSPERNSAPVKKFVETYKEKFGESPDGFAAMAYDAAFILVDAIEKATPFTRKQVRDQIALTRHFPGVTGSISLNSNRNADKSAVIFRIDGPNNRFVTTVEPN, encoded by the coding sequence ATGAGAAATGGACTTAAAAAGGGGCTGGTTTGTCTGGCCACCATCCACCTGTTTCTTTGGCTCTCCTCGTGCCTCTTAAATCGGCATCAAAAATTGGAAAATCAAAAAACTGTTCGCGTTGGCAGTTTTCTTTCGCTGACAGGGCCGGATGCTTCTTTCGGATGGAGCACTCGCAAGGGACTGGAACTTGCCGTATCTCAAATAAATGAAAATGGAGGAGTGAGCGGGCGAACTCTTGAGCTCATCATTCGAGACGACGGCGGTAAGATAGATAAGGCCATCAAAGCGGTTGATGATTTTGGATCTGATCCCGCATTTGTTGCAATTCTTGGGCAAGCCGCAAGTCAGTTATCGCTAGCCGCAGCACCTCATGCCCAGAAATATGGAATCCCTATGATTAGCCCCAGCTCTACAAACCCCCGGGTCACAGAAGTGGGAGATTTTATCTTTAGAGTTTGTTTTATTGATCCCTTCCAAGGCTACGTCATGGCAAAATTCGCTCGGGAAAACTTGAAAGCTTCACGGGTTGCGATCATTCGCGACCGTCGATCCGAATACAGCATGGGGCTTGCCGAATATTTCGATCGGACATTTAGGTCTTTAGGCGGATTCATCGTCGCAGAGGAAGAGTTCGCGGCAGGAGACACTGATTTTAGCAGCCAACTCAGTCACATCCGCTCCAAAGGACCTGATGCGATATTCATTCCCGGCTATTATTCAGAGGTGGCCCTCATTGCTAAGCAGGCGCGACTGATGAGAATTCGGACCCGTTTGCTGGGGGGTGACGGCTGGGACTCTGGAAAATTATTTGAGCTCACCCAAGGAGCTCTCAACGGAGCTTACTTTTCCAGTCATTTTTCTCCCGAAAGAAATTCGGCTCCTGTTAAAAAATTTGTTGAAACTTATAAGGAAAAATTTGGCGAAAGCCCTGATGGCTTTGCTGCAATGGCTTACGATGCTGCCTTTATTTTAGTTGATGCAATCGAAAAAGCGACTCCTTTCACTCGAAAACAGGTTCGTGACCAAATCGCCCTGACGCGACACTTTCCCGGTGTTACGGGCTCTATCTCTTTGAATTCAAATAGAAATGCTGACAAATCTGCCGTCATTTTTAGAATTGATGGCCCCAATAACCGCTTTGTCACGACAGTTGAGCCCAACTGA
- the pfkA gene encoding 6-phosphofructokinase, translating to MPTFNSSDLKKIGVFTSGGDAPGMNAAIRAVVRSAIGSGIQVDAIYQGFKGMLNGDFETLGLRSMANTIQRGGTVIKTGRCMEFHRPEERRRAAENLRQREIQALVCIGGDGSFAGAHALWVEQKVPYVGIPGTIDNDIFGTDLTIGFDTAVNTALEAIDRIRDTAASHDRLFIVEVMGRDSGYIAVDVGIAGGAEGVFIPESPLSVDSAIEKIRSGIKAGKTSSILVAAEGQKPGRAYDLAEAIRKKSGFEAKVCILGHIQRGGAPTAVDRILGSRLGAQAVHSFC from the coding sequence ATGCCAACATTTAATTCTTCCGATCTTAAAAAAATAGGTGTTTTCACAAGCGGCGGCGATGCGCCTGGAATGAACGCTGCCATTCGCGCCGTCGTTCGTTCCGCAATAGGTTCCGGAATTCAAGTCGACGCCATTTACCAGGGTTTCAAGGGAATGCTAAATGGCGACTTTGAAACGCTCGGACTTCGTTCGATGGCAAATACCATTCAGCGAGGTGGGACTGTCATCAAAACTGGGCGCTGTATGGAATTTCATCGACCGGAGGAGAGGCGCCGTGCAGCTGAAAATCTTCGGCAAAGAGAAATTCAGGCCCTTGTCTGTATTGGTGGAGATGGTTCCTTCGCGGGTGCCCACGCCTTGTGGGTTGAGCAAAAAGTTCCCTACGTCGGAATTCCTGGAACGATTGACAACGATATTTTTGGTACGGACCTGACGATCGGATTTGATACGGCCGTCAATACAGCCCTTGAAGCCATTGATCGTATCCGTGATACAGCTGCAAGTCACGATCGACTGTTCATTGTCGAGGTTATGGGGCGTGACTCAGGCTATATTGCTGTTGATGTAGGCATTGCTGGAGGAGCGGAGGGCGTTTTTATTCCAGAATCTCCTTTGTCTGTAGATTCTGCGATCGAGAAAATAAGGAGCGGAATCAAAGCAGGAAAGACTTCAAGTATTCTTGTTGCAGCTGAGGGGCAAAAGCCAGGCCGCGCTTACGATCTTGCAGAAGCGATCCGAAAAAAATCTGGATTTGAAGCTAAGGTTTGTATCCTGGGGCATATCCAGAGAGGTGGCGCCCCTACAGCAGTCGATCGAATTCTAGGAAGTCGTCTTGGTGCTCAGGCCGTCCATAGTTTTTGTTAA
- a CDS encoding sigma-54-dependent Fis family transcriptional regulator has protein sequence MSKILVVDDDSGLRLSVKSTLQATKRFEVDEAFDGLDALEKVKRQNYNAVLLDVDMPRMSGVEALRAIKEYDPSIIVLIMTAYATIDDAVKSVKDGAYNYVSKPVKGDELTQMVDRAIRAHELISEVARSAPILHEAGRKIVGNTAQMQKVFNIILRLSKVETPVLIRGASGTGKELVARAIHCNGGNKDGKFVALNCSAIPENLFESELFGHEKGAFTGAEQRKIGKFQFAEGGTLFLDEIGDMPLLMQVKLLRVLQEKLFTPVGSNREIETNVRIIAATNRPLEEMNKNGSFREDLYYRLNVMPIFLPSLAERRDDLDHLIHTFIKKFNLIQRKKIIGITPSTLAALKKYDWPGNIRELENVIEHSFILEESNQLTIGSLPESFLRSTGIHLENHLLRDSSKQDFTDEESEDFSDLDNLDDGETTGNENEVVPLLGGGSALDFNVHKEAFEREFIVKALKAFKGRINQTALHANIPKKTLLRKIEKYGIVAKDYA, from the coding sequence ATGTCTAAAATTTTAGTCGTAGATGACGATTCTGGACTGCGACTATCAGTGAAGTCCACACTTCAGGCCACCAAGAGATTTGAAGTGGACGAAGCCTTTGATGGTCTCGATGCCTTAGAAAAAGTAAAGCGTCAGAATTACAATGCCGTGCTTCTTGATGTGGACATGCCAAGAATGTCGGGAGTGGAGGCTCTCAGAGCAATAAAAGAATACGATCCTTCAATTATTGTGCTGATCATGACAGCCTATGCAACCATTGATGATGCCGTCAAATCTGTCAAAGATGGAGCTTATAACTACGTTTCAAAACCCGTTAAGGGAGATGAGCTGACTCAGATGGTAGACAGAGCAATTCGGGCCCATGAGCTTATCTCTGAGGTGGCAAGAAGTGCTCCCATTCTCCACGAGGCAGGGCGCAAGATCGTTGGCAATACAGCTCAAATGCAGAAGGTATTTAATATTATTCTACGTCTCTCCAAGGTGGAAACACCCGTACTCATTCGAGGCGCTTCGGGCACAGGCAAGGAGCTTGTCGCTCGGGCTATTCATTGCAATGGCGGAAACAAAGATGGCAAGTTTGTCGCCCTCAACTGTTCTGCAATTCCCGAGAATCTCTTTGAAAGTGAATTGTTTGGGCATGAGAAGGGAGCCTTTACCGGGGCCGAACAGCGTAAGATCGGAAAATTTCAATTTGCCGAGGGCGGAACTCTTTTCCTCGATGAAATTGGTGATATGCCTCTCTTGATGCAAGTCAAACTATTGCGCGTGTTGCAAGAGAAGCTATTTACTCCAGTGGGGTCCAATCGAGAAATCGAAACCAATGTCAGAATCATTGCAGCAACGAACCGCCCTCTAGAAGAGATGAATAAAAATGGTTCCTTTCGGGAAGATCTCTACTACCGGTTAAATGTCATGCCGATTTTTCTTCCTTCTTTGGCTGAGCGGCGCGATGATCTCGATCACCTCATTCATACCTTTATTAAGAAATTCAATCTGATTCAGAGGAAAAAGATTATCGGAATTACGCCCAGCACTCTCGCCGCTCTAAAAAAATATGATTGGCCCGGGAACATTCGTGAATTGGAAAATGTTATCGAGCACTCTTTCATTCTTGAAGAATCCAATCAGCTGACCATTGGCTCATTGCCAGAGTCATTTTTGCGCTCCACCGGCATTCATTTGGAAAATCACCTTTTGAGGGACTCGTCAAAGCAAGACTTCACAGACGAAGAATCTGAAGATTTTTCTGACCTCGATAACCTCGACGATGGAGAGACAACTGGAAACGAAAATGAAGTTGTACCCCTCCTGGGAGGAGGGTCCGCTCTCGATTTTAACGTCCACAAAGAGGCTTTTGAAAGGGAATTCATTGTGAAGGCCCTGAAAGCTTTTAAAGGACGAATTAACCAGACTGCCTTGCATGCTAATATTCCAAAAAAGACGCTCTTACGAAAAATAGAAAAATACGGAATTGTAGCAAAGGACTATGCATAA
- the lspA gene encoding signal peptidase II → MGRRYFFLAALAGAVVTLDQLTKMYVHTQFYLGETLPLLEDFFNFTYVRNTGAAFGIFRDAPESFRDIFFLSMPPLAMLVILSILWNVEDRDHLQIFALSNIFGGAIGNYIDRLRFGYVIDFLDLHYKHIYTWPAFNIADSCIVGGVSILLLIMVRQYISDRSRTHSNRNDVLPNSASDVEKANKTT, encoded by the coding sequence ATTGGCCGTAGATATTTTTTTTTAGCGGCTCTCGCTGGCGCAGTCGTTACTCTTGATCAACTGACTAAAATGTATGTTCACACTCAATTCTACCTGGGAGAGACGCTCCCTCTTTTGGAAGATTTCTTTAACTTCACTTATGTAAGAAACACAGGAGCGGCATTCGGCATTTTTCGTGATGCGCCGGAGTCCTTTCGGGACATTTTTTTTCTGTCGATGCCACCCCTCGCTATGCTTGTCATTCTTTCTATTTTGTGGAACGTAGAGGACCGCGATCACCTCCAAATCTTTGCTCTCAGCAATATTTTTGGAGGGGCCATCGGCAATTATATCGATCGCCTTCGCTTTGGCTACGTCATTGATTTTCTCGATTTGCACTATAAACACATCTATACCTGGCCCGCATTTAATATTGCTGACTCCTGTATCGTTGGAGGAGTTAGTATTCTGCTTCTTATTATGGTAAGGCAGTACATTTCCGACCGCTCAAGAACGCATTCCAATCGAAATGACGTCCTCCCGAATTCAGCTTCTGACGTGGAAAAAGCAAATAAAACTACCTAG
- the ileS gene encoding isoleucine--tRNA ligase — MADIFADQYKNSIHLPKTSFPMKGNLPQTEPQKIEDWAQIGIYEKLIKRNEGRPLFVMPDGPPYANGYLHLGHVLNKVLKDIVIKFKNMSGYQAAFIPGWDCHGLPIELNVTKKLGDKRSQISDAEVRQLCRQEALSWVDKQRKQFVRLGILGDWDHPYLTLQPKYEAEEVRVLAQILENGVLYRGEKPVYWCPALQTALAAAEVEYLDHKSPSIYVKFPLENESDLKKIGGPQKPVSFVIWTTTPWTLPANYGICVNADFDYGLFDSGSELLIVAEQLQGDFEKNTGLSLTKTASFKGIDFDLMKARHPFMGRDSLLMIGDHVTLDAGTGCVHTAPGHGLEDYQVGLKYGLPIHSPVDKSGRFTQDVQQYKGIKIWEGNKLIVADLKESGHLLGYKEISHSYPHNPRSKTPLIFRSTPQWFIRLDDDKFPVRKMALAAAEKDIQYFPSWGSQRLISMIANSPDWCLSRQRIWGVPIPVFYCTKCEEPLADPEVMRRIADQMEKSGEGLEAYYRLPSSSFTNDKKCNKCGSDEFAKGQDILDVWFDSGVCHSAVQRNREKMAFPADIYLEGSDQHRGWFQTSLISAIASVGKTPYKALITHGFVTDSSGYKMSKSQGNVIDPSEVINKAGAEILRLWVAHEDYGQDVNVGDEIFQRVTETYRRFRNTFRFMLGNLDDFNFKQDGIPFEKMPELDQWALVRLNDLIKKVHSAYENYEFYKVFHALNNFFTTDLSATYLDILKDRLYTWKTDGLGRRSAQTVLFEMTEKTLVMMAPILSFLSEEVYSQFPGKTGESAFLCEFPKPNPQWTKPGIEAKFLELLEIRSLVQKVLEDLRTSRVIGSSLEAHVTITSEGSSFRTLKEYIKDLKEFFIVSSVTLIDGPGPKVEAKRAEGTKCLRCWHYSIDTGKNLSFPGTCSKCVEALG; from the coding sequence GTGGCAGATATCTTCGCAGATCAATATAAAAATTCTATTCACCTTCCCAAAACCAGCTTTCCTATGAAAGGGAATCTTCCACAAACGGAACCACAAAAAATAGAAGATTGGGCTCAAATTGGTATTTATGAAAAACTCATCAAGCGCAATGAAGGGCGCCCTCTATTCGTAATGCCTGATGGTCCTCCCTATGCAAATGGATATCTTCACTTGGGACATGTTCTCAATAAAGTTCTCAAAGATATTGTTATTAAGTTTAAAAATATGTCGGGTTATCAAGCTGCTTTCATTCCAGGATGGGATTGTCACGGTTTGCCTATCGAGCTCAACGTCACAAAGAAGCTCGGAGACAAAAGATCTCAAATCTCAGATGCCGAGGTTCGCCAATTGTGCCGGCAAGAAGCCCTTAGTTGGGTGGATAAACAAAGAAAGCAATTCGTGAGACTCGGAATTCTAGGTGATTGGGATCACCCCTATCTCACCCTGCAACCGAAATACGAAGCCGAAGAAGTACGAGTCTTGGCACAAATTCTAGAAAATGGAGTGCTTTATCGCGGAGAAAAGCCAGTCTACTGGTGCCCCGCTCTTCAAACGGCCCTGGCCGCAGCAGAAGTCGAATACCTTGACCACAAAAGCCCCTCAATCTATGTCAAATTTCCCCTTGAAAATGAGAGTGACCTTAAAAAAATTGGTGGCCCTCAAAAGCCCGTGTCTTTTGTCATTTGGACGACCACTCCTTGGACTTTGCCAGCCAATTATGGAATCTGCGTTAACGCCGACTTTGACTATGGATTATTCGACAGCGGCTCTGAGCTATTGATTGTCGCCGAACAGCTGCAAGGCGATTTCGAGAAAAATACCGGTCTGTCTTTAACAAAAACAGCCAGTTTTAAAGGTATTGATTTTGATTTGATGAAAGCGCGTCACCCATTTATGGGAAGAGACTCTTTGCTGATGATCGGTGATCATGTCACTCTCGATGCTGGAACTGGCTGTGTTCACACGGCTCCTGGACATGGTCTGGAAGATTACCAAGTTGGGTTGAAGTACGGGCTTCCGATACATAGCCCAGTCGATAAATCTGGCCGATTTACTCAAGATGTCCAACAGTACAAGGGAATTAAAATCTGGGAAGGGAATAAACTGATTGTTGCCGATCTAAAAGAATCGGGCCATCTTCTCGGCTACAAAGAAATCAGTCACAGCTATCCCCATAACCCACGATCAAAAACACCATTGATTTTTCGTTCTACACCCCAGTGGTTTATTCGCCTGGACGACGATAAATTTCCCGTTAGAAAAATGGCTCTAGCTGCAGCCGAAAAAGATATTCAATATTTTCCAAGCTGGGGAAGCCAGCGTCTGATCTCGATGATCGCCAACTCCCCTGACTGGTGTCTCAGTCGTCAGAGAATCTGGGGAGTCCCAATTCCCGTATTTTATTGTACAAAATGTGAAGAGCCCTTGGCAGATCCAGAAGTTATGCGTCGAATTGCCGACCAAATGGAAAAATCAGGCGAAGGACTTGAAGCCTACTACCGCCTCCCCTCCTCAAGCTTCACAAATGACAAGAAATGCAACAAGTGTGGGAGCGATGAATTCGCGAAGGGCCAAGATATTCTCGATGTCTGGTTTGACAGTGGAGTTTGCCATTCAGCCGTGCAACGCAATCGAGAAAAAATGGCTTTCCCTGCTGATATTTACCTAGAAGGAAGTGACCAACATCGGGGATGGTTTCAGACAAGTCTCATATCCGCCATTGCCTCAGTTGGAAAGACCCCTTACAAGGCCCTTATCACTCATGGCTTTGTCACGGATTCTTCCGGATACAAGATGAGTAAATCACAAGGCAATGTCATTGATCCCTCTGAAGTTATCAATAAGGCCGGAGCCGAGATACTGCGATTGTGGGTGGCCCACGAAGACTATGGTCAAGACGTCAATGTGGGCGATGAAATCTTTCAACGAGTCACTGAAACCTATCGCCGTTTTCGCAACACCTTTCGCTTTATGTTGGGAAATTTGGATGACTTCAATTTTAAACAGGACGGTATCCCCTTTGAAAAGATGCCGGAGCTAGACCAGTGGGCCTTGGTCCGCTTGAATGATTTGATAAAAAAGGTCCATTCGGCGTATGAAAATTATGAATTCTACAAAGTATTTCATGCTCTGAATAATTTCTTCACGACAGATTTGTCTGCAACCTATTTGGATATTTTGAAAGATCGACTTTATACCTGGAAAACTGATGGCTTGGGCCGGAGATCGGCTCAGACTGTTCTTTTTGAAATGACCGAAAAAACTCTCGTGATGATGGCCCCCATTCTCTCTTTTCTATCGGAAGAGGTTTATTCCCAATTCCCCGGAAAGACAGGCGAGAGCGCTTTCCTTTGTGAGTTCCCAAAGCCCAATCCGCAATGGACCAAGCCTGGAATCGAGGCCAAGTTCCTCGAGCTCCTTGAGATTCGCTCGCTCGTGCAAAAAGTATTGGAGGATCTAAGAACCAGTCGCGTTATCGGATCAAGCTTAGAAGCACATGTGACAATCACCTCAGAGGGATCAAGCTTCCGAACTCTAAAGGAGTACATAAAGGACCTGAAGGAGTTTTTTATTGTTTCGTCTGTGACCCTCATTGATGGCCCCGGCCCAAAAGTCGAGGCTAAACGTGCCGAGGGAACCAAATGTTTGCGTTGCTGGCACTACAGCATTGATACTGGTAAGAATCTTAGTTTTCCGGGCACCTGTTCAAAATGTGTTGAGGCTTTAGGATGA
- a CDS encoding HU family DNA-binding protein, producing MNKAQLIERVAADTNMTKAQAERVLDTTIDTIRKSVKKGDDVKLVGFGTFTKTKRKARVGRNPQTGKAIKIPAGWYPKFRPGAEFKESVR from the coding sequence ATGAACAAAGCGCAACTTATCGAAAGAGTCGCTGCCGACACAAACATGACAAAAGCTCAAGCTGAGCGTGTTTTGGATACCACCATCGACACAATCAGAAAGTCTGTTAAAAAGGGCGATGATGTGAAGCTTGTTGGCTTTGGCACTTTTACGAAAACCAAGCGCAAAGCCCGCGTCGGCCGCAATCCACAAACTGGTAAAGCAATTAAAATTCCTGCCGGCTGGTATCCTAAGTTTCGTCCTGGTGCTGAGTTTAAAGAATCCGTCCGCTAG
- a CDS encoding carbohydrate porin, producing MKNCLYGLCAAILAASTLQSQANPSEGFEYTGYFRSGTGTNSLGGNYECFNNKKTSGNEFRIGNECATYGEATFTFHHLKSEKNDPFFKSQIRLAYVANDFGKAGTGTPVTYTNNGDAVFSLAEAYVQGGKFQDVPYTFWAGKRFYREPDLFMNDWFYYGNTVGNGAGVEEIPVGIGKLAIAQLRQVNTDAADGGRTEKGRPGITLWDARLKDIAITENDKLEFWVAYGHSPEGTSVATPTDVYEKGTGLIVGAKNHYEFDGGFYDAALIRGSGLMQSLELSGDSTPIKETSTPTTQKSTQQDALRWRLVNHVQYEIPNSKWAFHAGISHERWDSGAATKNLGKWTSVGILPVYFLTDHIQLTGQLGASLVDDESELNGSDPLGQRTLYRATIAPQIAINTKLSARPVLRAYYTQSWWNDKNKGASYVGANAPSFVDKTSGASYGFQAEVWF from the coding sequence ATGAAAAATTGTTTATATGGCCTATGCGCCGCAATCCTAGCTGCCTCCACGCTTCAGTCACAGGCGAATCCCTCAGAAGGATTTGAATATACCGGTTATTTCCGATCAGGAACCGGAACCAATTCCTTGGGCGGAAACTACGAATGCTTCAACAATAAGAAGACGAGCGGAAATGAATTTCGCATCGGAAACGAATGCGCGACCTATGGCGAAGCCACTTTCACCTTTCACCACCTCAAGAGTGAAAAAAATGATCCCTTCTTTAAAAGCCAAATTCGCTTGGCCTATGTCGCCAATGATTTTGGAAAAGCAGGAACAGGCACACCAGTCACCTATACGAATAATGGCGATGCCGTGTTCTCATTGGCAGAAGCCTATGTTCAAGGTGGGAAATTTCAAGATGTTCCCTATACCTTTTGGGCTGGAAAGCGATTCTATCGTGAACCCGATCTTTTTATGAACGATTGGTTCTATTATGGCAACACGGTCGGCAACGGAGCCGGCGTTGAAGAAATACCAGTGGGTATTGGAAAACTCGCCATCGCCCAACTTCGCCAGGTGAATACGGATGCCGCGGATGGTGGTAGAACCGAAAAGGGACGACCAGGTATCACTTTGTGGGATGCACGTCTCAAAGACATCGCCATCACCGAAAATGACAAGCTTGAATTTTGGGTGGCCTATGGGCATTCGCCAGAGGGCACAAGCGTTGCGACTCCCACTGATGTTTATGAAAAAGGCACCGGACTTATTGTTGGCGCCAAAAATCACTATGAATTTGATGGTGGTTTCTATGATGCCGCATTGATTCGAGGTTCGGGTCTCATGCAATCGCTCGAACTGTCAGGGGATTCTACTCCAATCAAAGAAACGAGCACACCGACCACACAGAAGAGCACACAACAAGACGCTCTTCGTTGGCGTTTAGTCAATCATGTCCAATATGAGATACCTAATAGCAAATGGGCTTTTCATGCGGGAATCAGTCACGAACGTTGGGATAGTGGAGCGGCCACTAAGAACCTGGGCAAATGGACCAGCGTCGGAATTCTCCCTGTTTATTTCCTGACCGACCATATTCAATTGACTGGCCAATTGGGAGCCTCACTCGTCGATGACGAGAGTGAGCTTAATGGAAGTGATCCGTTGGGACAGCGCACTCTTTACCGAGCCACGATCGCCCCACAAATCGCCATCAATACGAAATTGAGTGCCCGCCCTGTGTTAAGAGCTTATTACACTCAGAGCTGGTGGAACGACAAGAATAAGGGAGCTTCATACGTTGGAGCAAATGCACCGTCTTTTGTCGACAAAACCAGCGGTGCTTCTTACGGTTTCCAAGCGGAAGTTTGGTTCTAA
- a CDS encoding RNA-binding protein has translation MGKKIYVGNLSYNMDDQSLASLFSEFGTVESARVVTDRDSGRSKGFAFVEMSADSEASEAIAKLNGTEQSGRAINVSEAKPQAPREGGGGRSGGGGYGGGGGRSGGGGYGGGGGGRSSRY, from the coding sequence ATGGGAAAAAAAATATATGTCGGTAACCTGTCCTATAACATGGATGACCAGTCTTTGGCATCTCTCTTCTCTGAGTTTGGCACTGTAGAGTCCGCTCGAGTAGTTACAGATCGGGACTCCGGCCGTAGCAAAGGCTTTGCGTTTGTTGAGATGTCAGCAGACAGCGAGGCGTCGGAAGCCATCGCGAAACTCAATGGCACTGAGCAGTCAGGTCGTGCGATCAATGTGAGTGAGGCCAAGCCTCAAGCGCCTCGTGAGGGCGGTGGTGGCCGAAGTGGTGGCGGTGGCTACGGCGGTGGCGGCGGCCGAAGTGGCGGCGGCGGCTACGGCGGTGGTGGCGGCGGAAGATCATCGCGCTACTAA